The nucleotide window AACCGGAAGGTTTATATGTAGTGTCATTTAATTTCTCACCTAGAGTgtccctacggtctaactgctgcaaTGAAAGTGCAATGGAAGGCAGCAGTTAGACAGTAGCACCACTCTAGATCTGTGAAAATACACTACATTAAAACAGTAGTTTTCAGAGTTTTCTGAGTTCTTTCTTAGACACAGACGTGTACATGGTTTTgtagctctagagtggagcaactgtctaactgcctgcttgtcaagagacaggaGGTCATATGTTTGAACCCCATGAACAACACAGATCTCCTTGGTCTGGAGTCTAAGAATAGGAAGGCCTTCCCCCAATGTGATGGGGAAAGTTCTAACCTACCTGCAGATGGGagtaaacaaattgagggggaggagccacagagtCAACATCTTACACAATATGTAGTCAGTTTCTGCTGCTTTTAGTTTACTTTTTGAGGCTCAACCCAACATTATTGTATCAAACTGAGATATAGAGctaaaatgtgagttaggagatcGTTTGACCAAACTACTCAAAAAACTCTCTACTGCTTCATTAGACTTGTAGGTTTCCAGGCGGGCTCAAGTGCTACCAGAACGATTCAGAGAGATTTGTGCCTGCTTCCCTCTCTGTATGCCCTGAttcattgtgtgtgtatttgcgtgtgtgtttgtgctgttcAGACTTCCACCACTCTGACACTGATGCTCTTATTTTCCTTCCCTCActcatttctctttcttttactctctcttgttctctttcAATTCCCTTGAATCCCCAATTTCCCCTTCTCGCTCTTCTCCACTGTATCCctatttctcctcctcctctttctctctctctctctttctctctctctctctctccacaggtCGGCAGTTGACGATCTTTAACAGTCAGGCGTTTATAAAGATTGGTGGTGGCGAGAAAGGGCGGAATTTTCAGGGTCAGATTTCGGGTCTGTACTATAACGGGCTGCAGGTGCTGAAGCTGGCGGCCGAGGGCGACCCGAATGTGCAGGTGCAGGGGAACCTGCGGCTGGTGGGGGATGTCCCCTCCGTCCTGACCACAGACACCACTTCCACCACCCCACTGGCAGACATGTCCACCACCATCATGGAGACCACCACCACTAtggccaccaccaccactcgcAAACAGCGCTCACCCACCATGAGAGACAGTGTCACACAGGTGAGACTGGAGAAAGAGaatgggcgagagagagagagtgtgtgtgttaaaccAGAAACACGCAGTGACTCGATTATAGCTGAAACCATTCAAACAATGAAGAACCATGAATTTCACCACAATTCATGAGTTCTTTTAAAAGAGCATGAGCACTGCCATGACGCTCCATTATTTCTGTTTGCTGGTTTTCTGTCTTCAAGTgcactagatgtccaaatgtttgtggacaccccttctaatgaatgcattgtttTTTGACACCGATGTGAGAAGTGATGCCAATGCAATAggagcattaagctgtggagcagtggaaccgtgtcctctggtatgatggacggtgctccttccaatacttttgggatgagttggggagttggggatgagtttggATGGGGATCTTTCAACATTCTAACCTCTCTAATTCGACCCAATCTGATTTAGTTTGCTTATATTGCCCCTCAGCGACCATGAGAGACGGTGTCACACAGGTGagacaaaagtgtgtgtgagtgagtgaaagcgaaacagacagagagagagatattgcaAGTGTCAGTGCTACATGCTAAGCAATAAGGTACAATTTTCCCCTCTCTGGTTGTGAATTATCATCATTACAGCTGAGGAAAAAGGCTGGATTGCTGCCAGTAAGTATATGGGTGTCAACCTTAGATTGTAGATGgcagaaaaggggaaaaagatcgaaagagagagagagagagagaaagaacaagaaAGAGGGTTAGAAAGGCAAAgtgaatgtgtgagagagagagagagagagagagagagagagagagagagagagagagagaaagaagtgcTCCCGGCTGAAACAGTTCAAACCAACACCGGCTGTAAACACCCATCAAGCCCTGGCTAATTGAATGTTAGCTCTTCCTTGGTagttgtttgtttctttttaggCCTTCTTTCTCACCCCTTCTTCATCCTTTACCGCTCTTTTCTCCTTCGTTTGCTTACGGCAAAATGAGAGCGAAGAGCTTTGAATTTGGTTTAATGCCTCCGAATTGAATAAAGGCAGGAAGAACACTTAATTATCTCAGCACAGTATTAGCAGAGCGATCCAAGCATTGAGTGGCCATTAGCCTCTGCCTCAGAAGCCATTGGTCTATAGGACAAAGATACAGAGGTCTACCCCTTTAAATTCAGAGCACAGAGTTGCTGaagattaaatatttaatataatcgGTATTACATACACATTACATGTATATaccaagcaatttattaggacAACTATACTGGATAAGGCCCCtgttttgctctcaaaacagcctcaatccTACATGACATGGATTCCATAAGATGTTGGAGACATTTCTTTGAGATTCCTGTCCATGTTGTCATGGTTGTGTCCCACAATAACTACAGATTTCTGAGATGTCTTTGAATATCACtcttctaccacatcccaaagatattttgctggattcagatctggtgactgaagaacactgaagccAGTTGGCTTTGTGACATGGTACATCATCTTGCTGGGAGCATGTTAGAAGAACAATGCCCAAACATGCTATGGCATAGAGTAGTAGTGGCTCAGTGATTATAGCACTGGGCTGTTGTTGACAAGGTTATTCAATAGTTCAATACCCAGGTtcaccaagctgccactgttgggcccttgataTCCCTGGGCACTGCAGTGGagactgcccactgctccaggcaaGTCCAGGCTGTCCAACTGTCCACTGTGTTTGCTCAgaagtgtgtatgtatttttgtCTTGGTGTTGGTTTGTCTTGGTTGGTATTAACGAACCCAAAGTGTTCCAAGAAAACATCCCCATACCATTACAAAACCTCCGCCAGGCTGGACTGTTGAAACAAGGCAGGTTGGTTCCATGAATTCAAGCTGTTGGCACCagattctgaccctaccatctgtgtgcctcagcagaaaagCAGATGCTTCAGGCGTAGCTTCAGGCTACATTCTTCTGGTCctcagctgtccagttttgaTGAGACTGcttgtgtccactgcagcctcagctttatcttcttggctgacagaagtggaactcagtgtggtcttctgctgtctGCTGTACCCCAGTGGTCTCAAGGTTGGACACAAGGTTGGGCCACAATTGTatagagtggttatctgagttactgtgaGTCCGGCCTAACCAGTATGGCCATTTTCTATTGACCTttctcatcaacaaggtgttttCATGTCCAGAACTGCTACCCACTGGATGTTTTTTCCATATTGCATCATTCTGAGTAAACTTTAGAGACTGTTGTGATGAAAATCTCAGAATATTATCATCATGATCACAGTCATGCCACgctcaaaatcactgaaatGCAATTGTttcccattctgatggttgatatgaacattacctgaagctgctgacctaTGTTCGCATGACTTTCTGCTTTGCGCTGCAGCCACATGAttgactgattagataattTCATGAGTAGGTGTACGGGTCTCCCTAATAAGGCTCTGATGAAAACGTGAACAATCAGAAAACAGGACTTTTATGGAATGTGTTATAACTCACAATGCACCTTAAATACGTTCTAGCGGCTATTTTATTGTCTAGAGCACCTGTCCAACTTTATTAGGTTACCTCAGAGTTATTGCCTTCTTATTGTTACGGCACTTTATGGGACTCATTTTAAAATGCCATAGTAATTTAGTAATCATATTTAACAAGTGACCACATGGCAAATAATGACCACAAGCCTGTGTCCTACTTTTGAAAACTTGGCTTGTGATATTTGCCACCAAAGCATCCCTCATTTATAATTCATGGGTAATAAAACTTAATCATGTTATCAGATGCGGTGCCTTCACAGCCAATAAACAACACCAATAAATGATCGGATACAGGGATGCTGAAAGAGATGTTCAAAGGTAGCAAATTCAAAAAGATTCAGGTAACTGCAAACAGCCTTTAAGGGTGTTTCCCCACtacctttttcttttaaagaagTGGTGCCGTAAAAAGGGGTTTCATCAAGCTTGTTTTATGCTTAAATTCCTCACCTAATGAGTGCATCAGTATGAGTCTCAAAAGCCCTGCGAAAACCCAATCCAACACATTCTGGATCTGTAAACACTCGTAAAAAGGGAATGGTTAGATGTGCTATTTTGAAGCACtttcttttaacagtgcagtgcaTTAACCAGTTTGGCTGAGTGGGGGAATtctgagcagcagcagcagagcatgTGATTGCACTATAAATACATCAGGGGAACTCATGCTCCACCTGTTCCTACAAGTTTGACAGTAACCAGTACCAAAATGGGACAAGTAGCAAGagcgagggggagagagagagctacagcgAGCGAGAGCGTGCGAGAGAAACGACTTTAGTCATACCTGCCTTCAtggcagagtgagagagcggAGATTGAGAGAGCGGAGATTGAGAGAGCGGAGATTGAGAGGCCTCGTGTCGCTTTGATCTAGCTGCGTAACACTTTGATGGTTAAATAAAGCTTTCATTGTACCTTTTgatgtattctctctctcactctctcttacatgcacatactctctctctctctccctgcacaGTGAGAAATGCTTCCCTGTTCCTGCATAAAAAGGGTAGTGTTTTTCCTGTCTTATGAACTGATGCAAGGCCTGAGGAGAAGTTGAAATGAGGAAATGGAGGAGGTTCAATTAATTTATTTCTCCTTTTACAATCGTAATTGCAGCTGAACCTTTTCACACCATAACCTCACCGGCACTTGACACACAGTGGGACCCTTAGAGAGAAATCAGGGtagaaatcaaggttattaataGAGAGTTTGTCCCAGAATAGAAATACATCACTCCAGGGCAAGCAggcccactgctccacaccccagtgcttgggggctttatacccttttagCTGATGCTTTGCACTGGACACAGTGACCTTGTGGCCGCTGCAGAGCACCCcagtctattggcagtgcttttagTGCTTTTCAATAGAGAAatgttttttctatggcattgcttaaagtaCCACTGGGATTGCTAATTTCATGTAGAATGTTAATGTTGAGCAATAGCAGTAGAAAACATGGGCAGTGCAACGTCTTACAAAGTAAAGCAACCAGGTCTAGTACCTCTACTAACTTGCTTCAATATGCTTCATCATGAACATCATGTTTTCCATCTCCTCTAAAATCATCAAAAAATCCAACACTTAGTTTTCCTGTGCTAATATgggcatatttttattttcccctAAAAATCAGTTTCTAGGGCTCTATGACCCAGTCAGGCTGcttcaccatcagcagccgaaaaCCGTAGATTGCACAATTGGcaatgctctctctgggtgggtagatgccgttctctcccctcatcacttgcCTTGTGATGCTGGGTGGCACAAGCATCTCTTtactgatgtatcagagctggagaTCCTGCACTCTCCTCTGAGCACAATGGCTGTCTAGTGATGGTGCATTggcagtggctgacttcacatgaatcagaggaggcatgtacATTCCCTCACCATTCTAATGTTGGAGCACTGCAAGTGATGGGGAGAGgcctagtgagtgggtgggttaattggcaaagctaaattggggagaacattgaataaataatttaagaaaaaatatataattacataaatcTGTTATTTAAACCATTATTCTGCTGTGTCATAGGAAAAGGAAATTATATGTGGGAATGAAATGACTGAGAGCCTTGGATAGAGACACCATATGCATTACatagctgagttgtagtggaacttacattagctgcacttttactgctgAAACATTCCACTTACCGGACAAGGGGGAAAATCTGCTTTGCTTCTGTGCTGTAAGCTCAGTATAGGCGGTTTGAGGGAAGCTTGGTCTGTGAGAAGGGGACAGGAAGTCTGCTCTGCCTAAGGCAATACAGCGCAGACCCTCGTTGCAGATTTGACCACATGGCGGACAGGTTttgcttcatttctatagagcAGAAGGGAATGGGACTGTGGTGTGATTGGTGATGGGTAAGTGATATTTGCTATGAAAGCAGTCGAAGAAAAccacaggctgttttttgctaGCTAAGGACTCTGAGAAGATTCTCACTACTATTTTTATTTCAACACAAAGATCAACATTACAATTCAGCTGCAAGCTTCAATTAAAGGCAATTAAAGAAGCTGAGAATGTCTGAATGCCCATCAGCTATCATGCTTTTAACCCAGGCAAGCAGAGATTTCACACAGTCAATGAAATATCTCGGGTTATCAAATTGTGCTTGATTCTGCCTGCAGTTAATTAGAAAATTAGCTCAGGGTCTCAGCCCTGTTGTTAAGAGAAGTTTTTTTTCAACTTAATATCTAATGTGTACACTTTTATTCTCAGTATGAATGGTACTGAATTAATGCTTCAAATACCACAACATCTGGCCATAAATATGTTGATCTCAATAGCAAAGGAAACTTGCATGATACTGAAGTTGTTCTTATGATGCCTCACGAATGTTGGCGTATTTActtgatacactatatggaaaaaagtattgggacacctgcttattcattgttttttctgaagggtatttaaaaagagttccccctgcatttgttggagtaactgtcactaCTGTCCGAGGAAAtctttctgctagatttcggagcattgctgtacgaattttattttaaaattgcatttagtgatggatgatcaccgccccacctcatccccaactccccaactccccaactcatcccaaaagtgttgcatgcagcaccaatcatcattccagagaacacagttccactgctccacagctcaatgttggggggcttcatactcttctagcctatgcctggcattaaacatggtgccaataggttcataatCATtctctccagagagtccagttATGTTGGCAATAGGCTTCTTGACAGGAATTAGaccagctgtgtcagcaatgcttgcaacttcaagtagctgaatgcttgcattagatggggtgtccacaaacatttggaactATAGTGGATGTAATGAAGATGATGGGGACTTTCATAAATTCAAATGTGTGTTGGCATATGAATGGCAGATAGATCGACTGTTTCACCCACAAAAATACACTTTGACACAtgctttttatatttcttttcatttatttaaaatggacTTTCAGAAGGGTTTAATACCAAGAGTCCATGATGCGCCTCATGCTCATGAACCTCATGCCGCCGTAGTCCCTGAAGTTCCTGTACTCTCCGGGCCTAAAGTACGACATCCTTCCTCTGTACTGGGGATGCTCATACATTAGCCAGTGGCCGTCCATCACGTGGCAGGACATGCAGCCACTGGACCAGTGGTAGCGGTCCACGAAGGAATCGCAGTCATCCATCACCTCCATCATCTGGCCTGTGAAGTTCTCCCTCTCGTAGATCCTCATTCTGTAGGATCCTCTGTGCTGTTTGGGAGGAGAACAAGCTAAGAGCAACTGTTTGGGTGCACAAACCTATGAACACACACTTGATAAAGCAAGTGATACCACCAGCAGATCTAGTAGCCTACCATGGGGATCATGCGGCAGGATCTAATGCAGTTGTTAAATCCCCACATGCTCATGTAGTCAGCGTACTCGCCCTTCCTCATGAAGTACTGGTTTCCCATGTAGTTGGGGCGGTCGTAGACCATCCAGCAGCCGCTCTCAACTCTGCAGGAGTGGCAGCGGCTCAGGTAGGAGGACATATCGGAACAATCACCGGTGCACTCCCATGAGCGACCCATGAAGTTCTTGTCCTCGTAGAAGATAACCTGTTGGGTAAAAATGACAATTTTCACTTTTCTGAGTCAACTTGATCAAGAAAAGATATTACAATTGCAAAGCTAATTGACTGTGTTTGTGTCCTCATCTCTGCCGCTTACCTTGCCCATGTTTCTGATGGTAGGTTGGCTGGTTCAGAGCTGTTTCCAAATGATGAACTGACATCCTGCCTGGATTAACCCTTACATTTATATCTGGACCAGGACTAAAGCACATGTGCCTCCTATTGTAAAAACTCCTGACAAAGCAACATAGCACAGAGGCCTATAGAGAGCCAAAAGGCTTTCATTACATTTCCATGTGATATGGTCTCCAGAAGACTTTAGAATGGCCTTTATTGGCAAGATAATACATCTGTGCCTCTTTCTAATGATGTATTCTTTTAGTCTTTGCATCGCATAGGCAGCCTATACACTGGGTGCATTACAGGGTTTTTGTTAGTGTTGTTTATGGTGAATGACCAGTATCTATGCCCAGAATCCcttcctttatttctttcttttatctctttctttatttgtaaGCTGGCAAAATGACAGGCCTAGTCATggtattacagtgttttttgtgCACACATATTGATAAAGTTGAAATGTAGATGTGTTTAGATTTAactgtacattttatttaattgatgACAGCTTTTAGATATTTCATTTCTTGTAATATCAGGAAAAAAGCTCattcatatgtatatatatatatatatatatatatatatatatatatatataggttgaTTATTATGAGCAGAATTTAGAGATACCTTCTAGAAAAAAGCCGTTTTCTCCTGGAATGAATGTATTTAGAGTGAAGAAAAGCCAATATTATGTTACAATTCAGATCATCAAAAAGTGGGTTTATTTAGCCTGATTGTGTTAATGCATCAGTGTACTGGCATGTCATTTCACACCTTCTCACCCTGAAATATCAGGTCTAATTTCCCAGTTCCACAATTCTGAGCACATTAATAGAAGATGAAGATCAAAATTGACAGAATAATCACCTGGATGGAAGCAGAATGTAACCATTCTTTTAAAGTTTGTGGAACCTAGTTTGAAAGCTGTGCTTCTGTgcttttattttagttcatttagttCATCTTGATTAgatgttgttaaaaaaaaaacttgttacGCAAGCCTGTTAGCTGAATTTTTCTAGTGGAAAAGAGCTGTTAGGTTGGGtgcaaatatgaaatattaatgaGCAGATGCCACATACAATGCAAACATTCCTCCATGAATTATATGGCATATATTTCCCTGATCATTGCTTTGTATCTGTATGGGCGTGGGAGAGGAAGTGTCTTTTAGAGGTGCATTATTGTCTCATGCTGCTGTTCTCCACTGCCAAAGCAACTGAAGCTCTTTATATAAAAGGTGTGAtataaagtttatatatatataaaaatagaaattataacaataatagtatTTTAACTCCACCAGTCTACAGATCTTGATTCCAGAAAGCACCAGGCTTGTTTGGATATTCATGTTTAGAGAACTTCTGACACTGAATTGTTCAGTgaaggaaggtcatatttgtgcaggtgtcgctgcacagtagaacagtgcaccataGTCAGCTAAATATTCCTGAAGATTTCTTGCAGTCAAACAGGTGTTTTGCATTTTTTCGCAATTCTACAAGCAGAccaagttttcttggtctttcaaacgtcaacttgacctccactgttctTGTGAACCCCCATTTATTAATTTGGTTACATTTCAAACTGAGAAAGAAACacttcattcatccattcaaaCACAATTCCAACATAATCAACAGAGAGCCAAATTCCAACCCCCAAAACAGTgacattatatttacaccctcAAAATTAACATACATCAGTGTCTTGCTCTAGTCCAAAAGGCAGTGATATAACATACCACCTTATGAGAATATGGTGCTTTTGCTACTTGTGTCATCAGTTGTCTGAGACAGTCAGTCTTAGGATGTCCTTCAGTAACACTGTTGCCAGACTGGATATCGGAAAGATATCTGAAAATATATCTCTGTGGCTTTGCCAGTTGGGGAAGAACATTAAAAGTGGTGCACAAAGAAGTGAGTAtgtatctgtgctaggctaaaaactTACTCTAGCCTATCAGCATTCCAGGTGAGCTAACCGTACTCCACAACAGCACGATATCTGGAATTTTGGCAGTAATAGTTCTCATAcattgctaaaaacaaagctttgACTATGATAACGTTGGGGCTAGACATGTGAATTCAGTGTGAGCCATGGTTTTGCCTGGCTGTAAACCAGCGAATCAGAGCAGACCTCATCAAAAGGATTCATGAGCCCaccatgaaaggaaaaaaagcttCTTTCAATCTAAggccaaataacagggttgctttttattttttttatctgagcaTCTGAGCATTCTTTAACCTGGTGTTCCTTCTGTTGTGCTGTGCAATTTCCAAAATGATATAAGTCAGTTTTTGTACTGTTTAATACTCACTGTAAAATAAATGCTTATCTGAAATGTTTAATTGTTGAAtaactacctctctctctctctctttctctcacagaaCACAGATGATCTGCTTGTAGCATCAGCAGAATGTCCTAGTGATGATGAGGATCTAGAGGAGTGTGAGCCTGGTGGTGAGTTTTTCTTATTGAGTCAATGTGTATTAATGgagcatacatacacacagacacacacacacacagacacacacactagaaCCTGGAATGTGCTAAATGCAGCTGTGCTCGGTCAGTATGTCCCCACCCTTTACTGTAATTCAGCATTCTTTGCAGTGATTGGGTAGGGCTAATTTTCACCCATTGTCTCTGTCCACTAACAGAGGCCATGCCCCTGGCCTTTCTGTGAACTCAGCAGGCAGATTAGACTGGCCTATATAAACTGCAGCTCCGACATTTCAAGCTTTAATCAACATTAAGCAGGCAAGATAAAGCTTATCACCTAAACTCAGCACTTACCCGAGTATACACATCTATTATTCTCACTGTCTGCAGCTAGACAGCTGATAGCAAAGCTGTCTGAGAGAATGGCCAGGGTTTGAGAAGCCTCATTAAAACAATAGTGGGATTTTCAACAACTAAATATAGGGtgagaatttctttttttttttttttttttttttttgcatagttGTGCCTTGGATAAACATCATCTAACAGAATACTGTGTGTATCTGATTACTGCCAATTTGTTTACTTGCCAGAACTGAATAAGTATTGCTTATTGTTCTGTTAAAAATCAGTGAAAAattggctcagcagtctaatgtgctaccattATGGCCCGGGGGTtgcgagttcgaatcccaagccatgctgctttgccatcagcagccatagTCCAAGAGACTATTGGCCATGCCCTTTCcgggtaggtagatggcgctctctccccaatCACTCTTGAAGCAATGTTGTCAGGATTAGGCATCTGTTAACTGGTGTGGTGGAGTTGGGGACCTGGGGTGTCAGGAGTATTGCTAACCACAAAATAGCATGTTGCCCTTAAGCTACGACTCAAGCCCTGTAGCAATTGTTAGCGAGGTGTGTGTATGAAACTGAGAGCCCACATACTCTGTATTGTTATTTTTCTTATGAACTAACACATAATTAATACTTTCCTTTAATCTGAATGACAGCAAAAATATACAGCTCGACTTCTAGGGGTTAACTGCTGACAACACAATAAGGAACCTTGACAgaagcccacacacacacacacacacatcaacagaCAACAGAGGTCAGCAATGGTTCGGgttcagtgattttttttttatctctgcatttatttgtttaatttcctTTTTACACTCTC belongs to Salminus brasiliensis chromosome 24, fSalBra1.hap2, whole genome shotgun sequence and includes:
- the LOC140546494 gene encoding gamma-crystallin M2-like gives rise to the protein MGKVIFYEDKNFMGRSWECTGDCSDMSSYLSRCHSCRVESGCWMVYDRPNYMGNQYFMRKGEYADYMSMWGFNNCIRSCRMIPMHRGSYRMRIYERENFTGQMMEVMDDCDSFVDRYHWSSGCMSCHVMDGHWLMYEHPQYRGRMSYFRPGEYRNFRDYGGMRFMSMRRIMDSWY